Proteins from one Mycobacterium sp. SMC-2 genomic window:
- the hypB gene encoding hydrogenase nickel incorporation protein HypB, translated as MGRFHRHDDGTVHVHEHDDPDHRHGDHGQYRTGKQRVDVLEAIFAENDLLADANRAAFESNGVRTLNLMSSPGSGKTTVLQATLDELAGELAIGVIEGDIATDLDAAKLSGRGAQISLLNTSNGFGGECHLDAPMVSRALPGLDLAALDLVIIENVGNLVCPAEFDVGEHGKAMVYSVTEGEDKPLKYPVMFRSVDVVLLNKIDLVPYLDVDVDTYIAHVREVNATAAILPLSARTGAGMGAWFGWLRRFAAEAPA; from the coding sequence ATGGGTAGATTTCACCGGCATGACGACGGGACCGTGCACGTCCACGAGCACGACGACCCGGATCACCGGCACGGTGATCACGGCCAGTACCGGACGGGCAAGCAGCGGGTCGACGTGCTGGAGGCGATCTTCGCGGAGAACGACCTGCTCGCCGATGCCAACCGGGCGGCGTTCGAGAGCAACGGGGTGCGCACCCTGAACCTGATGAGTTCGCCGGGATCCGGCAAGACGACCGTCTTGCAGGCCACCCTGGACGAGCTCGCCGGTGAGCTTGCCATCGGGGTGATCGAAGGCGACATCGCCACCGACCTGGACGCGGCCAAGCTCAGCGGGCGCGGCGCCCAGATCTCACTGCTGAACACCAGCAACGGTTTTGGCGGCGAGTGCCATCTCGACGCGCCTATGGTGAGCCGCGCGCTGCCGGGGCTGGACCTGGCCGCACTGGACCTGGTGATCATCGAGAACGTCGGCAACTTGGTGTGCCCGGCGGAGTTCGACGTCGGCGAGCACGGCAAGGCCATGGTGTATTCCGTGACCGAGGGCGAGGACAAACCACTGAAGTACCCGGTGATGTTCCGGTCGGTGGATGTGGTGTTACTCAACAAGATTGACCTGGTTCCCTACCTCGACGTCGACGTCGACACGTACATCGCCCACGTGCGCGAGGTCAATGCGACGGCGGCGATCCTGCCGCTCAGTGCGCGCACCGGGGCCGGGATGGGCGCCTGGTTTGGCTGGCTGCGACGATTCGCCGCGGAGGCGCCGGCCTGA
- a CDS encoding hydrogenase maturation nickel metallochaperone HypA, translated as MHELSLCEAIAGVVKTHADGRRVDVVRVRIGALRQVVPEALSFCWTLVRDAEDMPEAELELECVGAEVSCRACGRRSEITSAWSIWCPQCDSSDVEVLRGNEFLVTSLDVS; from the coding sequence GTGCATGAGTTGTCGCTGTGCGAAGCGATCGCCGGTGTGGTCAAGACGCATGCCGACGGTCGGCGCGTCGACGTGGTGCGGGTGCGGATCGGGGCGCTTCGCCAGGTGGTGCCCGAGGCGCTGTCGTTCTGCTGGACGCTCGTGCGCGACGCCGAGGACATGCCGGAGGCCGAGCTGGAACTCGAGTGCGTCGGCGCCGAGGTGAGCTGCCGCGCGTGCGGCCGGCGATCGGAGATCACGTCGGCCTGGTCGATCTGGTGCCCGCAGTGCGACAGTTCCGACGTCGAGGTGCTGCGCGGAAACGAATTCCTGGTGACGTCGCTGGATGTCTCATGA
- a CDS encoding HoxN/HupN/NixA family nickel/cobalt transporter, producing MASTELDWRPSWTAKLRGALAPAEWWRLASMSAIIVALHVVGWFTLVALVAPAQFSFGGKAFGVGIGLTAYTLGMRHAFDADHIAAIDNTTRKLMNDGQRPLAVGFFFSLGHSTVVFGLAVMLASGVRTIVGPVRDDSSKLHHYTGLIGGGVSGVLLYAIALLNVVVLVGILRVFARLRRGDYDPETDGAELERQLDNRGLMNRFLGRFTKSITKSWHSYPVGVLFGLGFDTATEIALLVLAGTSAAAGLPWYAILCLPVLFTAGMCLLDTIDGSFMNFVYGWAFSNPLRKIYYNITITALSVVVAVLIGSVELLTLFAEQFGWRGAFWSWVGGLDLNAAGFFIVGAFVITWAVALIVWRYGRLEQKWNPQLP from the coding sequence GTGGCCAGCACTGAGCTCGACTGGCGCCCGTCATGGACGGCCAAGCTTCGCGGCGCCTTGGCGCCGGCGGAGTGGTGGCGGCTGGCGTCGATGTCGGCGATCATCGTCGCGCTCCATGTGGTCGGCTGGTTCACCCTGGTGGCGTTGGTGGCGCCGGCGCAATTCAGCTTCGGCGGCAAGGCGTTTGGCGTCGGCATCGGGCTGACGGCCTACACCCTGGGCATGCGGCACGCGTTCGACGCCGACCACATCGCCGCCATCGACAACACCACCCGCAAGCTGATGAACGACGGGCAGCGCCCGCTCGCCGTCGGATTCTTCTTCTCGCTGGGGCATTCCACGGTTGTCTTCGGGCTGGCGGTCATGCTGGCGTCCGGGGTCAGGACCATCGTCGGACCGGTCCGGGACGACTCCTCGAAACTGCACCACTACACGGGGCTGATCGGCGGGGGCGTCTCCGGTGTCCTCCTCTATGCGATCGCCCTCCTCAACGTCGTCGTGCTGGTGGGCATCCTGCGGGTGTTCGCCCGGCTGCGCCGCGGCGACTACGACCCCGAAACCGACGGGGCCGAACTGGAACGGCAGTTGGACAACCGGGGCCTGATGAACCGATTCCTCGGCCGCTTCACCAAGTCGATCACCAAGTCGTGGCACTCCTACCCCGTCGGGGTGCTCTTCGGCCTCGGCTTCGACACGGCCACCGAGATCGCGCTGCTGGTCCTGGCGGGCACCAGCGCGGCCGCCGGGTTGCCGTGGTACGCCATCCTGTGTCTGCCCGTGCTGTTTACCGCGGGCATGTGCCTGCTGGACACCATCGACGGCTCGTTCATGAATTTCGTCTACGGCTGGGCGTTTTCCAACCCGCTGCGCAAGATCTACTACAACATCACCATCACCGCCCTGTCGGTGGTCGTCGCGGTGCTGATCGGCAGCGTCGAACTACTCACCCTGTTCGCCGAGCAGTTCGGCTGGCGGGGGGCGTTCTGGAGCTGGGTCGGCGGGCTCGACCTCAACGCCGCCGGCTTCTTCATCGTCGGCGCGTTCGTCATCACCTGGGCGGTCGCCCTGATCGTCTGGCGCTACGGTCGCCTCGAACAGAAGTGGAATCCTCAGTTGCCCTGA
- a CDS encoding Fur family transcriptional regulator has translation MTPKPSALDPSAAARIGDLLRVRGLRRMSSRIQVLAVLEPVDGHLPVAEIHKRVQACLPHGAHVPDVATIYRTVTTLVEQGMLHTLTLDGGITTYGMATAPHHHAVCTECGSIIEVPARQLSSALEHAMAGSSFALSEAAGLTLRGLCPQCQGR, from the coding sequence GTGACGCCCAAGCCGTCGGCACTGGACCCCTCCGCCGCCGCGCGGATCGGCGATCTCCTGCGCGTCCGGGGGTTGCGGCGGATGTCCTCGCGGATCCAGGTGCTGGCGGTGCTCGAGCCGGTCGACGGGCACCTGCCGGTGGCGGAAATCCACAAGCGGGTGCAGGCGTGCCTGCCGCACGGCGCCCACGTTCCCGACGTGGCAACCATCTATCGCACGGTGACCACCCTGGTGGAGCAGGGGATGCTGCACACGCTGACCCTCGACGGCGGCATCACCACCTACGGGATGGCCACCGCGCCGCACCACCACGCCGTCTGCACGGAATGCGGCTCGATCATCGAGGTACCCGCCCGGCAGCTCAGTTCGGCGCTCGAACATGCGATGGCGGGCAGTTCCTTCGCGCTGTCCGAGGCCGCGGGCCTCACGCTGCGCGGGCTGTGCCCGCAGTGCCAGGGGCGCTGA
- the mtr gene encoding mycothione reductase — METYDIAIIGTGSGNSVLDDRFIDKRVALCEHGTFGGTCLNVGCIPTKMFVYAAEVAATIRDAQRYGVDAHVDRVRWDDIVSRIFGRIDPISMSGEDYRRSSPNVDVYGQHTRFGPVQPDGRYLLRTDAGDEFTADQVVIAAGSRPVIPPAILDCGVAYHTSDTIMRIPELPEHLVIVGSGFVAAEFAHVFSALGVRVTLVIRGGTLLRHCDDTLCKRFTRIAAAKWELRTHRNVVGGSNRGSGVALRLDDGSTLNADLLLVATGRVSNADLLDADQAGVEVEGGRVVVDEYQRTSARDVFALGDVSSPYQLKHVANHEARVVRHNILCDWDDTESMVTTDHRYVPSAVFTDPQLAAVGLTETQAMAKGFEISVAIHDYGDVAYGWAMEDTTGIVKLIAERSTARLLGAHIMGPQASSIIQPLIQAMSFGLTAPEMARGQYWIHPALPEVVENALLDLY; from the coding sequence GTGGAGACCTACGACATCGCGATCATCGGAACCGGTTCGGGCAACAGCGTTCTCGATGATCGCTTCATTGACAAGCGGGTGGCGCTGTGCGAGCACGGCACGTTCGGTGGCACCTGCCTCAACGTCGGGTGCATCCCGACCAAGATGTTCGTCTACGCCGCCGAAGTCGCCGCGACGATCCGGGACGCGCAGCGCTACGGGGTCGACGCGCACGTCGACCGCGTGCGCTGGGACGACATCGTTTCGCGCATCTTCGGACGGATCGACCCGATCTCGATGAGCGGTGAAGACTACCGGCGCTCGTCACCCAACGTCGACGTGTACGGCCAGCACACCCGTTTCGGGCCGGTTCAGCCCGATGGGCGCTACCTGTTGCGCACCGATGCCGGTGACGAATTCACCGCCGATCAGGTGGTGATCGCCGCGGGGTCGCGCCCGGTGATCCCGCCTGCCATCCTCGACTGCGGCGTCGCCTATCACACCAGCGACACGATCATGCGGATCCCGGAGCTGCCGGAGCACCTCGTGATCGTCGGAAGTGGCTTCGTGGCAGCGGAATTCGCCCACGTCTTCTCGGCGCTGGGCGTGCGGGTAACCCTGGTGATCCGTGGCGGCACGCTGCTGCGGCACTGCGATGACACCCTCTGCAAACGCTTCACCCGCATCGCCGCGGCCAAATGGGAACTGCGCACGCACCGCAACGTTGTTGGCGGGTCCAACCGCGGCTCAGGCGTCGCACTGCGGCTCGACGACGGGTCGACGCTGAACGCCGACCTGCTGCTGGTCGCGACCGGGCGCGTGTCCAACGCCGACCTGCTGGACGCCGACCAGGCCGGTGTCGAGGTCGAGGGTGGCCGGGTGGTGGTCGACGAATACCAACGCACCTCGGCCCGTGACGTTTTCGCGCTCGGCGACGTTTCCTCGCCGTACCAGCTCAAGCACGTCGCCAACCACGAGGCCCGGGTGGTGCGGCACAACATTCTCTGCGACTGGGACGACACCGAGTCGATGGTCACGACCGATCACCGGTACGTGCCGTCGGCGGTGTTCACCGACCCCCAGCTGGCGGCCGTCGGTCTGACCGAAACTCAGGCCATGGCAAAGGGATTCGAAATCTCGGTCGCGATACACGACTACGGTGACGTCGCCTACGGTTGGGCGATGGAGGACACCACCGGGATCGTCAAGCTGATCGCCGAGCGGAGCACGGCGCGCCTGCTGGGCGCGCACATCATGGGCCCCCAGGCGTCGTCGATCATCCAGCCGCTGATCCAGGCGATGAGCTTCGGGCTGACCGCCCCCGAGATGGCCCGCGGCCAATACTGGATCCATCCGGCCCTGCCCGAAGTGGTCGAGAACGCGCTGCTGGATCTGTACTGA